AGCGGCGGTTTGCCCTGCTCACTGGCTTCTTTGATGCGCGCCGTCAGGTCCATTTGCAGCGGGTGGTCGTACAGCACCACTTCCTGCGCATGGGCAACCAGCGCGGCAAAACGCAGAAAATCGCCCAGCGGGTTGTTCTCTGCCAGCTCGCGCAGACGCTCTGCGCGGCGGTTGTAGAGGTTCTTGAGTCTGGGGAATAACAACGGCGGAATATATTCCGCCGTGCGTTTCTCGCTCGACCCCAGCTCATCTTGCGGGATTATGCGAATACTCATTCAGATGACTTTTCCTGTTTCTGGCGGACTTCACGGTACCAGCGCGGGTGATGTTTCTTCGCCCACGTGCTGGTGACCCAGCCTTCCACCATCGCGGTAATGGTGCCTTTCACCCAGAGGGCGGCGTAAATATGCACCATGATAACCACAATTAACGCCACTGCGGCAAATGAATGCAGCATCAGCGCGAATCGGATCACCGGGATTGAGAAAGCAGGCGCAAAATACGGACGCCAGATGATCACGCCGCTGACCAGCAACAGGACCAGGAAGATAATCGCCGCCCAGAATACGCACTTCTGGCCGAAGTTATAACGCCCGGTATCACCCACTTCCTCGTTGACGACGATCTTACGAATATTCTTCGCCCAAAAGATATCATCCCGATTGATTAGGTTATGGTGCCAGTAACGGAAAAACATGATGATGAACGACGCGAACATGATGACGCCAACAAACGGGTGCAGGATACGCGCCAGCTGCGGTGTCCCCAGGATTTGCATCAGCCAGTTAAAGGACGGGAAGAAGAAACCCAGCCCGCTTATCGCCGCCAGCATGAAGCAGAAGGCGGTGACCCAGTGGTTGATGCGTTCCGGCGCGGTGTAGCGCACGATGGTGTCACGTTTTTTCATTTGCGCACCTCGTCTTTCTCTTCATGCAGGTTATCGTCTTCCTCTTCCGCGCGGTTCGGACCGACACCGACGTAATGGAAGATGCTCGCCGCGAAGGTGGCAGCAAAGCCCACCGCCGCCAGCGGTTTCCAGATGCCTTTCCAGAATTTCACTGTCGCGCTGATTTCCGGGTTCTCCGGCAGGCCGTGATACAGATTCGGTTTGTCGGCATGGTGCAATACGTACATGACGTGCGTACCACCCACACCGGCCGGATCGTACAAGCCAGCGTTATCGTAACCACGGGTTTTGAGTTCGCCCACGCGTTCGGCCGCCAGCGTTTTCATATCCTCTTTGGAGCCAAAGTGGATAGCGCCGGTTGGACAGGTCTTCACGCACGCAGGCTCCTGGCCGACGTTCACGCGGTCAACGCACAGCGTACATTTGTAGACGCGGTTGTCTTCCGGGTTCAGACGCGGTACGTCGAACGGGCAGCCCGCGATGCAGTAGCCGCAGCCAATGCACTGCTCAGACTGGAAGTCGACGATACCGTTGGCATACTGAATGATAGCCCCTTCTGACGGACACGCCTTCAGGCAGCCCGGATCCGCACAGTGCATACAGCCGTCTTTGCGGATAAGCCATTCCAGTTTGTCGTTCTGTTCCACTTCCGAGAAACGCATCACCGTCCAGGACTTCGCGGTCAGGTCC
This region of Enterobacter cloacae complex sp. R_G8 genomic DNA includes:
- the fdxH gene encoding formate dehydrogenase subunit beta, with product MAYQSQDIIRRSATNGFTPAPQARDHQQEVAKLIDVTTCIGCKACQVACSEWNDLRDEVGHNVGVYDNPADLTAKSWTVMRFSEVEQNDKLEWLIRKDGCMHCADPGCLKACPSEGAIIQYANGIVDFQSEQCIGCGYCIAGCPFDVPRLNPEDNRVYKCTLCVDRVNVGQEPACVKTCPTGAIHFGSKEDMKTLAAERVGELKTRGYDNAGLYDPAGVGGTHVMYVLHHADKPNLYHGLPENPEISATVKFWKGIWKPLAAVGFAATFAASIFHYVGVGPNRAEEEDDNLHEEKDEVRK
- the fdoI gene encoding formate dehydrogenase cytochrome b556 subunit yields the protein MKKRDTIVRYTAPERINHWVTAFCFMLAAISGLGFFFPSFNWLMQILGTPQLARILHPFVGVIMFASFIIMFFRYWHHNLINRDDIFWAKNIRKIVVNEEVGDTGRYNFGQKCVFWAAIIFLVLLLVSGVIIWRPYFAPAFSIPVIRFALMLHSFAAVALIVVIMVHIYAALWVKGTITAMVEGWVTSTWAKKHHPRWYREVRQKQEKSSE